CGATAAGAAACAAGTACCCGGAAGGACAAGCAAGACCTTCCAGATCCCAGCGGTCTTCCTCGGGCACGCTGGGTATTATTCCTGCTTGGCTGAAAACAGCCTTGGTACTGGACAAGTTGGCGGGGAAGCTGAGTTAGATGTCCAGTGTGAGTAGTCACAGGGCTTCTGGGTtctagagggagaaggaggaagggaaatggagCACAGGGGATTCCTGGGTCCTCGAGCGGGCGGCAAGCAGAGGCCGGGGTCTCTCAACGTGTAAGCCCCTGGGGTGGGTGCCTCGCTGTCGTCCCCGGTTGTACACCCAGCACCAGAACAGGGTCTGGCTCGTGGTAGGTGCTCGGTAGATGTTTGTCGAATGAACGAAAGCAAGATGCCAGGGCCCCATGAGGGACACGGAGACTCGGCATCACGAGGCAGTGGCTGAGCCCCAGGAGGGGGCCTGATGTGTCAGAGGAGAACTGGAGCAAAATGTCTCGTTACCTCCCCATCGGAGGTCAGACCCTGTTTAACACGGCGAATCGTGTCAGTGAGTTGAGCCCGGGACAGAGAGGATCCATAGGTTTGATCCTCGGACCCTGGGATGTCAGAGTCTGAGCCAGATACTCTGATGGGGACGCTCCAATCCCAAACACCTAGACAGCGCGTGACCCAGCGGCAGCGGCGTTTACTAAGCATTTGCTCTGCCCTGGCTGCTTCAGCTCATTTCGTCCTCGCAATGATCCTACAAGGTTAGGTACTCTTGGGACCCCACCTGATGGGTAAGTAAACTGAGTCCCGCGGCCCACGATCACTCAGCTCTAAGTCACGGCGTCTGCCAGGCCAAATGGCCGGGGTTTCTGTCCTCACACAGATGCAAGAGGGAAGCACAGGGCTTCCTTTGGCTAATTTAGGAACTGTGTGAatgcgggggaggggtgggggagaggggggcgccGGGAAAGGTAGTGACGGACAGCTGACTTTCCCTCGCCCATCTCTCTGGTTTTCTCCCAGATCCTCCCAAGGAGGTAACCACAGTGATTCAAAACCCCACACCGATTCGAGAAGGAGACAATGTGACCCTGTCCTGTAACTACAATTCCAGTAATCCCGAAGTTACCCGATACGAATGGAACTTCCAAGGCTCCGGGAAAAAACCATTACGCGAGGTGCTGATAATTGAGAAAGTTTCCTGGGACGCCAGACCAATCTCCTGTGCAGCCTGCAACCAGTGGTGTTCGTGGGCTCCCTCTGTCAGCCTGGATGTCCTGTGTGAGTTGAGCGGGCAAGGGGATGGGAGAGGTGGGCCAGCTGGGGTATGGGCTCTAAGGGGGAGGGGACTGGGGCCTGGGCCAGAACCTTcacagagaactgagggctgaACGTCTGGCCTCAGGGCCCAGGGGAGAGGAAGTCCTGGGgacaagaagagggaaaggggccCAAGAGGTCAGCCTGACCCCTTGAGGCCCTTGCTCTCCAGATGCCCCAAGAGATGTCAGGGTCCAGCAGGTCAGCCCCCCTTCTGACATTCACTCCGGGCACCGAGTCCTCCTTGGATGTAACTTCTCAAGTAGCCGCCCCAGAGACGTCCGCTTCTTctggaagaaaaatggaatctttctgaaggagggaagagaactgACCTTTGACGCCATCTCTCCAGAAGACGCTGGCAATTACAACTGCTTGGTCAACAACTCCGTAGGACAGACCATGTCTGAGGCCAGGATCCTCCAAGTGCTGTGTGAGTGGCTGGAGCTGGCGACAGACAGAAGAGCAGGTGGCCGGCTACCTGGATCCTGATTTCGCTTCTCCTTACAGATGCACCGAGGAGGCTGCGTGTGTCCATCGGCCCAAAGGACGAAGTGATGGAGGGGAAGAAGGCAGTCCTGACATGTGAGGGCGACGCCAACCCTCCCATCTTCCAGTATAGCTGGTTTGACTGGAAAAACCAAAACCTCCAGCATTATGATCAGATGCTGAGACTGGATCCTGTGAAGGTCCAGCACTCAGGAGCCTATCGGTGCCAGGCCATCAACCGGCTGGGCATGGGCCAGTCGACCCCCAGCACCCTCACTGTCTACTGTAAggctccttccctcttcttctctgacccctctttctccttccttcccccgcCCCAGTCCTGGGGGGCAGCCTGGTGCGTCactcccaggcacccccccttgGCCCCCCACACTCACCTGTCTTCCCCGTTCTCCCCGTCACTCCTGACTCTGTCTAGGAGGGCTCCCTCTCAGGCTGCCCCCCGCCTTCCAGACACCCTGAGCTCTTACTgggtccctctctgtctctacctgtcTCACCCTTGATAGGctgcttctttttatcttttgggattttagctttttttttttttttctcaacgtttatttattttggggacagagagagacagagcatgaacgggggaggggcagagagagagggagacacagactcggaaacaggctccaggctctgagccatcagcccagagcccgacgcggggctcgaactcacggaccgcgagatcgtgacctggctgaagtcggacgcttaaccgactgcgccacccaggcgcccctagctttttttttttttaagacaaggtAAAGCTAAAACAGCATGAGGGGGTAAATGGTAGCAAGacccctctcccttctttctccctgagaACTCGACCCTCTCCCTGAAGGCCCTCACTCCCGGCGGCGGGTTGCTTCTCTTCACAGAGCTGTTCTACACGCGCAAGACGCTTAAGTAGATCTAGGCCTATACACCCTTCGTCACACAAATCGTGAGAGAGCCCACACATTGCCCTGGATGTTCTTTTGTTTCCCCACATAACAATACCACTTGGAGACTGTCCTCTATCCGCGCATGTACAGCGTGTCTGAAGGGTCTGGAAACAACAGGGAagatatttaatttgtttattgtgCTTTTGCAGATTAAACTTGGAGCCATGGTTTTAAATTTAGAGGATCATGCCCTGCAAAGCTGGATGCTGAAGGGAGACAGCCCGAGCAGTGTTATTTGGAAATGCAGCGTACTGTATAAAAACCTGTTTCTGGGGTCTCCACTTTGCAGACACCCCGGAGACCTGCCTCTTTCCTTCAGGGCTGCCTTGTCGGTGCATTCCCATGCACGGAAGCGCTCAGTGCCTTCCCTACGGCCTTGTGTCGTCTCCGGCTCTGGGCCCCCAGGAAGGACAGTGGCAGGATAGATTTCTACGTGGCGTTGCTACGTCAAAGAACAAGTGATTTCACGTTCTGATAAGTAAGGCCAAGCGGTAGCCTTTACTGCGTActctgtgtgtgcacctgtgtctGTCACAAGACAGGTGTTTCCCAGGAGAGTCAGCCCTTTCCTCCTCATGGGGCCCCGAAGGCAGGGActggcttctcccttcctctgcatcACGTCCCCTGCGTGTGGAAGGGGAGTCTGGAAGGCAAGGACAGCGGCCATGCAGAGAGGTTGAGGATTCCTTCCAGGCGGATGCTGCAGGCCAGAGGTTATCGGAGAGATGCAGTGTCACCAACTCATGGTCGCTCTTCCCCCCACCAGACAGCCCAGAGACCATCGGCAGGCGAGTGGCCGTGGGAGTGGGGTTCTGCCTGGCCGCCCTCCTCCTGGCCTTCTGGGGAGTCAAGCTTCAGAAAAGGTGAGCAACTCCCAAGGCCCGTCTCTCCCTGATTCCTTCCCTGGAGTGACTCCCGTTAGCCATCCTGTCGACCCCGCATGCCCGACTCCACGGAGTCCTGTTCCCATCCCCCTGAGCCTCACCGAGCGGGATTTTGTTTCTTAGCTGGAAGAAGATACGGAGCCAGCAGGGGCTCCAGGAAAATTCCAGTGGGCAGAGCTTCTTTGTGAGGAATAAAAAGGTAGGACATGGGAGAAAGATGAAATGGAGGGCAGACCGTAAAGCCAAGCGGAGACAAAGTGAAGACGGGATGCAAGGAGCACCGTGGGGAGGTGTGGGGGtcagaggccaggggagggggtcTTGACTGAGAATGGAGTGGTGAGAGCCGAGACCCCGTCTCTCTCCCAGGTTCGAAGGGCCCCGCTCTCCGAAGACCCTCACTCCCTGGGGTGCTACAATCCGGTGATGGAAGATGCCATCAGTTACGCGACTTTGCGCTTTCCTGTCGGTGACGCCGACGCACCAATAACTGGGTACTGAGTGAGGGTCCTGGGAGGGAGGAATGGCTCGTGTCCTTTCTGCCCTCTTTGTGCCCGGCACGGGAGCCAGGCCCTGCTCCGGGGTGCTCTCAGGGTCTAAGGGAGCTGGAAGTAGGAGGGGAGTTCGTGCGAAATACTTCATCTGCGGCCAtccacctgccctccctctcaGAGATGCAGGGACCCCTGAGACAGAGGGACCTTCCCCAAACAGGGACGACACGGTCACTTACTCCGTGGTGCAGAAGCAGCATCGAGTGGTAAGAGGGCGGGGCtgtgggaggtgagggtgggagaggtgggggacCCGGCCTTAGCTGTGACTCCCAGGAGGGAGGGACTCGGTGGCCTCAGTGGGGGCCAGGGCTGCTGGTGGAAGGGGTGCTCAGGCACAGGTGTCAGAGCCAGGGCAGCGCCTCCCAGTCGGAGACGCAGACCGTGGCCGGCGTGTGGACAGGAGGACCCCCGGGTGGAGCCAAGGAGAGGACAGGCAGGGAATgcagaccggggggggggggggtgggctggcGACCGGGAAGCCAACCTTACACCCCGTGGCTTTTACAGGGAGACTATGAGAACGTGGTTCCAGAGAGTCCGGAAGACGAGGGGATACATTACTCCGAGCTGGTTCATCTTGGGATTGGAGAGCGGCCTCTGGCCCAGGAAATGGTGGAATACGTGACCCTCAAGCACTGAGGAGCCAAACCCGCCGAAGCAGAGGCGCCAGGGGACCGAAggggccaggccccgcccctgctGCTCAGCaggccccagcctcccctccacacacacgcGCAGGCACACTCGCACGGTTACTGAAACCCCAGCCAGCGCACAGAACCTCGTGCGTCGCCCAGAGACAGCCTTCCTTCTCAACGCCGGGGGCCCTGGCCCTCCCAAAGGCCTGCTCCTGGCCCGCTCTCCTTTCCACCCAGAAAGTCATCTAAACACCTAGCCTGCACCGTACAgcgccccccccacacccctcccccgccatctGCCACCACCCATCCCCAGCTGGCCGTGTCCCTGCTGGGGTTGGCTTGTTACTatacttttttcttcccctctccatcccTTTGGCCCCCTTACCCCTGCTCTGAAAGTCCCCTCACTAATTCTATGCCTAATGTCTGCCTCTGGGGCAAAgcccagggaaggagggacagaaatgAGGGAGAAAGACTTGCTGGCCCGCTGGTTGCTCCTCCACGTGTCGGCGAGGCATTCCACGTGGAGAGGATTACGCTGCTGAGCCCCACGCCTCAGGGGTCTTGTGGTCTGAGACACACGCTGGTGTGGACAGACGTGTCACAAACACAGAGCTGCACAATAAAAACAGCTCGGATAGCACTTCAAAGAACCCATGCCTGTGGAGTCAGGGTGAGGACCGGGAGATGAAGAGGGCATCGCGGGGCCTGGGGAGAAGGCAAAGGAGTCAAGGTAACCTCAGGACCGAATCAGCGGACTGGGGAGTCTGTTGTCTTGTTGCAAACGGTACACTGGCCCGGCCGGCAGACAAGTGCGAGTCTGAGTCTTGACTCTTCTGCTTGCCCAGCtgagtgatcttgggcaagttcacCAAGTttatctgagtctcagtttcctcatctgtaaaatggaggtgccACTACCTACCGTGCAGGCGGTTCAAGGGAGGAagtgaaaggggcacctgggtggctcggtcggttaagggtccaacttcggctcaggtcatgatctctcggttcgtgggtccaagccccgcatagggctccgtgctgctggattggaccctggagcctgcttcagattctgtgtctccctctctctctgcccctcccccagtcatgcgcacgctctctctctctctctctctctgtctctctctctccaaaacaaacaaacttaaaaaaaagagagagagaggaagtgaggtaCAATCATACATATGCTGGAGTCACATTATAAGAAACTTAACACAATAGCCAAAAGTCCCTAAAAAACCAAATTCCCATCTTGTTTGCATCTCTTGAAGAATGTAAGAAGGGGAAGCCAATTCATCACTCACAGCTGTTCTCAAAAGTGACCCTGCCAAGTTCGGTCAACAGCCACAGTTGCCCAAGAACTTCTCGAAGGCCAGTCGCCTTGAGAAACCTCACGACGTTTCTTTCACCTATCGTCACTGCCGCCAGTTCCCTATTATGTTCACGAATTCTGACTTTTCCAGTTAGGTCCTTCCAGCTTCCCCTCCGCTTCTCAGTTCTGACCTTTCTCTGCCTGTTCTTTTAGAAGCAGAACCAGGTGTCTAATCAGTCAGCAAGAAGATGCAAACTCCTGGCCTGTGGTGGGTGCTCCAAAAGTTccaccttccttccctgccctggctTCCCATCCGCTCAATACCAGAATGTTCTCTGaggagatgttctttttttttttttaatgtttatttattttgaaagagagcgagcaagagagaaagtgtgaatggggggaaggggcacagagagagagagagagagagagagagaatcccaagcaggatcaatctcacgaccttgagatcatgacctgaggggaaatcaagagtcagatgcttaactgagccacccaggtgcccctgagaaagACCACGTTCTGGTCATCCTTGAAGTTGCGGCACAATGAGGCATTGATTTCCCCCATCAACTCACTTTGTCCCCAGTGTGATTTCTCGTGAGCCCCGTAAGCATTtctggaggaaggagagactGCAAGAACTATTTAAGTGAGAGGGTTTCTGTATCAAGCATGAGGTCCAGTATCATTCAACCATTCAaccatttattcagcaaatatttactgagcacctgtcaATGCATCCAACACAGACCAGTTATTGGGGGACAAAAAAGATACGACATCACCCTAATCTTGGGATCTCTAATCTAGGGTGCCCAAAAGGTTTTAGGGCAGGGTCCCCTCAAAGGACTAAAGGTGGCCCTGAACCTGAGGAGGCCTGTACAGGCTCCCTGGCAACCAGCGGGTGTCTCCTCATTCCGTCCGAGTCCGGCGGCTGACGGAAACCTACTTCGTGGCCAGCTGACTGAGAGACGTGGCTGTCACCAGGCGGTGCTGAGGTGTGCATGGCAGGTGACCAGGAAGCTCTGAAGCCGGGACTCCAGGATCCAGGCGGCCCTCCACCCAGCCCCCGGCCTCACTGTCCTCCCAGGGCCCAGACAACTGGTCACTCGTTCAGTTACCGAGCCCCTACTATGTACGCGACAAGCAGTGGACGAGGCAGACAGACATCTTCACCCTCACTGACCGACGTGCCAGCAGAGGAGCTAGCGAATCTCATGTTGCAGGGTCTTGAGTGCTAGAATTAACacaagatgaaggcagagagcctgaagcaggggaggggcccatGTGGAGAGGGTCCGAGGAATGCCCTCCTCAGAGGCGATGCGGGCAGAGACCTGAACCGCCAGGTGGGCAGGGCCGAAGTAGAGCTCTTGATAATCCCACGTCTCCCTTCACGccctgctttcctcctctccaAAGGCTTGTCACGGGAGAGGAAATGGCCCTCCTTCTGATTTTTCCTTGGTTCTGTCAGCTTCCCAAAGACAAAATAACAAACAACAGGTGGCAAATTCTTCTACACCCCCAGGGAGGTGCTGGACCACATATGTAGGACGTGGACGGGAGGCGTTAGTGACTGAAGTCCGGAAAGGGAATTCGATCATTTCTTTGGAGGCGATTGCCAGGGGGAGGCTCACGCCATCCAGGCCTTAGTGAGTGCCGCCCAGGGTCCCTCCCAGTGCCCCAGAGACAGGCAGTGTGGGGACCGCAGCCCAGCACTTCAGCGCCACCAAATGAGGCTCGTCCGTTGCCCGTCCTCCTCCCCGCTCCTGCCAACGTCAGAAGAAAGGGTCAGAAACTACAGTCATCAAgccagaagggaaaggagagggaaaacagAGAAGCCCTCTCCTCCCAAAATGTGCCCACAGCCTGTGTGGAtccagggagggcagaggaaacACCTTGAAttgattacttcattttcccACATATCAGTCCCCAGACACGGTGTGGGCCACCAAAGTTTTTATCTACGAGTGAGCCCAAAAGGCTGGGGCCTGCCCACGGGCTCACCCAGGAGGAGAGAAGCCAGCGCCCACAGCGGGTCTGAACAAGCCGTGGTCTGGTCGTACCCCAACAACCCTGCTCCTTCAAGGGACTAGCTACACACTCCTCACACTGCCTAGAAAAAGCCCTCATTGCTGTCCCCTTCCTGTGTCTGCATCAGCTGTTTGGACCCTCACCTCCTGGCCTCTGCTCCTGCCTGAGATGCCCCATTAGCTGCTCAGCCAGGCTGCTGGTGCCTCAGGCTAATGGCCCTGCCACCccgccctcctctcccttccGGCTCACTGCCCATCCTGGACACCCTCCCTCAGGCCATCGAGGGGGACTCCTGAGCCTCAGAGACATCTGGCAGCACCAAGAGGTgagtccctctctctgtggctccTCTCCCCATGGCGGTTATTCCCCAGACCCCCCAGTTTACCTGCTTAGGATGCTCCCTGAGGTTGGTCAAGGTCATTCTCTGTGGCACTGATGGGACCCGACTTgccctggctctgccctggcGCCCAGCCTCGCCTGCCCTTTACCACAGGCTTCACCTTCctgacaaccccccccccaactccactGTCTGCGGGGCAGGCTCTCCACGGtcctggggggtgtggggggcagctGCTTCTCTTCCCAGAGAATTAGGGGAGAGGGGTGGACTCAGGAGACTTAGTCctaggaaaaacacacacacggtGGGACCCGGCTCTAATTTTCTACCCTTTCTCTCCCCAGTCTCAGAAATCAGGAGGCTCTCCCTCCGATGGGACCTGCACGCTTCCATGGTGTTTTAAGAGAGGATACGGTGGGAAGAAAGCAGAGGACTGAGGGCTAGCGGGCCTCGCTCCTCACTCGGGCTCACCTGCTAACTGGAGCCGCTTCTCTCCGTGGGCCTCCCTCATTGAGACAGTTGATATCTCACAGGACGGCTTCTAATACCCTAGCAGTCTGTGATCCCAGGAGCCCCcgatccccccacccctccacggGCCTAGCCGAGGCCGGGGAGCGAGTGGAGGTCAGGAGCGTGGAGGCCAGCCCTGGCCCCATGGACCTGCCCCCGCAGCTCTCCTTCGCCCTCTACGTGGCCGCCTTTGCACTGGGCTTCCCACTCAACGCCCTGGCCATTGGGGGCGCCGTGTCCCATGCCCGGCTCCGCCTCACCCCCAGCCTTGTCTATGCCCTCCACCTAGGCTGCTCTGACCTCCTGCTGGCAGCCTCTCTGCCCCTGAAGGCGGTGGAGGCCCTGGCCTTGGGCGCCTGGCCTCTGCCGGCCTCGCTCTGTCCTGCCTTTGCCCTGGCCCACTTTGCTCCGCTCTATGCTGGCGGGGGCTTCCTGGCTGCCTTGAGTGTCGGCCGCTACCTGGGGGCTGCCTTCCCCTTGGGGTACCAAGCTGCCCGGAGGCCGCGTTAttcctggggtgtgtgtgtggccatATGGGCCCTTGTCCTCTGTCACCTGGGGCTGGTCTTTGGGTTGGAGGCTCCAGGAGGCTGGATGGACAATACCAACAGCTCCCTGGGCATCAACACGCCAGTGAACGGCTCTCCGGTCTGCCTGGAGGCCTGGGACCCGGCCTCAGCGGGCCCTGCTCGCCTCagcctttctctcctgctcttcttcctccccctgaCCATCACAGCCTTCTGTTACGTGGGCTGCCTCCGGGCACTGGCCCGGTCAGGCCTGAGCCACAGACGGAAGCtgagggcagcctgggtggccgGCGGGGCTCTGCTCACACTGCTGCTCTGCTTAGGGCCTTACAACGCCTCCAACGTGGCTGCCTTCCTGCACCCCGACACGGGGGGCCGCTGGCGGAAACTGGGGCTCATCACGGGTGCCTGGAGTGTGGTGCTCAACCCGTTGGTGACTGGCTACCTGGGAGGGGGTGCCGGCCGGGCGACAAGTGTGGCGAGAACGAAAGGAGGGACATCCCAGAAGCAGCAGCCGCCGCTGGAGAGAAGGGGCATGGAGCAGGGGAGGCCGGCTGCTCTCGCAGGCCCCTGACGGGGACTGCGCCGAAGGAACTGCAGGGTGGCCTTGCCTGGAAGCACCCTTGGAACCGCTTATGGGAAGAACTGAGCCTGGCCGAAGACCGCATCCCAGGGGAGGGAAGACGGAGGCCAGGGGCCAGGTCACAGGAGGAAGGTAAGCTTGCCTCCGCATACATCAGCGTGactccccacctctgcctgtCCCTCTTCTCCTCGCGCCCACCTGCCAATGCTGTAGAAATTCTCTTCCAGTCTAGAGGAAATGCCACACTGATGATACGTTCGGGGGGATGCTGTTCCCCAAACATCTCctaggaaagaatattttaatttctgaacaAGAGAAGAGGCAGGAGGCAAGATACTGACGCTGTTATGCCGTTTGGCACTCACAAGAGGGCAGCACTGGAACTGTGAACAGGAAGTTGGTAGGAAAAGACGCCTCCGCAGGGAGAGAAAATACTAGAGAAAATATACACCACGAAGAGTCCCTAACAAATAGAGTCTCTGATATGGGACAGTCACCACAGCGAGTGCTTTACAAGTGTTGTCCCATTTCATACTCACACAATCCTTTGGTTTGGCTACGCAGCTGCCGTACAGATGGGCAGGTTGTTCACTGCACGAGAGTGCCAGGCAGATGGACAAACATTGACTAAAGTCTAGCCTGTGCTGTGCTCACCGATCCATGTGCCCGGCATGGGACTACTTCCATCCAGAGAAAGGAGCACGTTATTCTAACTTGAACAAAGATATCACCCACTCCTCAAGCAGGGCGCCTCGGTGGAGGGCGCTACCGCCTGGAGTGGGGTGCCTTTTCCTAATTTGTACAAAGGTGCCCCTTAAGTTGGCTATGGTCCCGGAGCCAAGtattattatcatcttcattttgcaGGATTAAGGAATTTTCCTGAGGCTCTACAGCAAGGAAGGGGTGGACGCGTGATGCGATCCTTCAAGGCAGGACCCCCGAGGGTCAGGGGACATGTGAAAGAACTTGAGGTATCGGTGTGAACGCCCGTCCTTGTGGTCCACTTTGCAAAGGCAAACAGTGGCACCCTGAACCCgtgagagcagggagaggagagtggtCATGGAGGAGACAAACATCTGGGCACCTGCTCTGATGAGGCAAGATGCGGGAAGCAGACTTGTTCCTCTAAAGGCGATCACGCCGCGAGCATAGCCTATGCCACAGAACGGGTAGCTGCATGCCTGGCGTGCACGCGCTGGTTTATACAAGCTACCTCTTCTTATGCTTCAGTGTCTACAAGGGCAAGGGATTTCATTTGCTCATCTGCCCCCAGCACCTTAGAAGGGAGCTTGGCACGTAGCAGCAGGTTCTCAGGAAGTGTCTGCCGAACGAATGAATGCTCGCAAGAGCCTTCCAAAGAAAATTTCATGTTCTGTTTTACATGAAAACAGACCAGAGAAGTTACATAACTTGCCCGGGGCTCCGCAGAAGCAAGAAACAAGTTTATTCCCTGCACGGCGGTGACAGCAGAGAATTTCAGTAAAAGCCCGAACTCCTGAGCACAAGCGGACTCACTGCCCCTTCCCATAAAGCCAGGGACGCTCTCTCCCACCACTCTGGTGCTCCAGCTGGTGCTGGGCCACTTGTTCCGGAGAATTGCACCTCCTCCATTTGGCGGTGGAATTTAGTTCCTACCGAGGGTCCACGATGCCCGTGATCCGCCCCCCAGCACCCTCGTGACCCCCACCCCGTCAGCCCTAAGCCTTCTAGAGGCCCCCCCAGCAGATTAGCCTGTGCACCCGCCTTTCTGTTTGCCTGAAGGGCCTCCCCAGTGGTTCTCTGCCTCTGTTAGTCTGTCCTACCCTCCTACCACTCAGTCCCCTTAGACCTCACCACCACCAGACCCACGGCAGCAACATCTTTGTTTtgctcaccatttttttttaaattcttttaacgtttatttatttttgagacagggagagacagcatgaatgggggagggtcagagagagagggagacacagaatctgaaacaggctccaggctctgagctgtcagcacagagcctgacgcggggctcaaactcacggaccgcgagatcatgacctgagccgaagtcggatgcttaaccgactgagccacccaggcgcccctgctcacCATTTTTAACAACTTACTTGAGATAAAATTTACGtgtcataaaattcacccatttcaagTGCACACGTCAAGGGTTTTTAGTACACTGACTAAGGCTTGCAACCATCACTATAATCCAGGTTAGAACACGGTCGTCACCCCAGTAAGAGCCCTCCTGCTCGTTTACAGCTGATTCCATTTCCCCCTACGTCCCCAGGCAACCGGCAATCgactttctactttctgtctccataaaGTCGCCTATCTTGGACAATTCATATAAACGGAAACATACGATACATggtcttttatgtctggcttgtttcacgtggcataatgtttttgagcTTCACCCATACTCTGGGTGTTTCATTCCTTCCTATTGCCAAAGAGTATTCCATCACGTGGATATGCCACGTGGTGGATCCGTTCGCCAGCTGATGGGCCCCCAGGGGATGTTTCTACTTTGGGGCCATTATGAACACTGCTTAAGTAGATACCTATTAGTGGAGCTGGGTCACTTGGTAGATTTACGTGAACTGTTTCAAGAAACTGCTTCCCAAAGGCACcctacaattttatatttttagcagcAAAGTATGAGGACTCTcattcctccacatcctccccaccACTTGGTATTATCTAATTTTTTGCTTATGGCCATCCCAGCGGGTACagaatggtatctcattatgttccataaatatttgaatgaatacataaagaagaagTCTCTGAAGCTGGACAGAGCTTCAGTTTGAACCCTGCTGGTGATGCTTAACAGGCTGTAGCAGTGAGTCACCTCCCCACTGTGAGGCGAAGGGCAGGTTGGCGATGCCCTCAGAAGCAGAGTGCCTGCCACGCATTACGTGCCCCCTcgatcatcattatcattattagtgCTTTTGTTATTCCCATCACCCCAGAGACAAGCCCACACCCATGACTGCGATGTTGGCGGCTAACATCTGTTAGTACTTACCATAACATGCCTGCTTCCCTTCTCAGCACTCGACAGGCAGTAGCAATGCCTTAATCTAACAAAACCCTACGAAATTGGTACCGTGATTATCCCTGCTTTGCAGACGAGAAAGCAGAGATCGACAGTTTGGGTCACTTGCCCCAAATCCCAGAGTTAGTGACAGAGCCGGCATCGCACCCGGGCTCTGGCTCTGGAGCA
The Lynx canadensis isolate LIC74 chromosome E2, mLynCan4.pri.v2, whole genome shotgun sequence genome window above contains:
- the CD22 gene encoding B-cell receptor CD22 isoform X3; translated protein: MHLLGPSFLLLGKDCGLGLGSGSLWELEEEESSGAKKYLAFSDSSQWKFEHPHTLYTWDGACVWIPCDYKIPGSRQMLENLTLYHNYHYDETRKDFSGTILYDTTKAGKTLPHRERVQFLGDKKSNCTIHIHPVSVNDSGWLGLRVTTKNDKWMEKIDLNVSETPLSPHIQLPPEIQEFQEVTLTCSLNFSCPGYQIQLKWSLEEPAVTSTLLTTKTVSTQSKLTFQPQWTHHGKNLSCQLWDPRAERILSEESVGLDVKHAPESSRVEILPSPAKEGSKVQMTCVSPANPPPTNYTWYHDKKQVPGRTSKTFQIPAVFLGHAGYYSCLAENSLGTGQVGGEAELDVQYPPKEVTTVIQNPTPIREGDNVTLSCNYNSSNPEVTRYEWNFQGSGKKPLREVLIIEKVSWDARPISCAACNQWCSWAPSVSLDVLYAPRDVRVQQVSPPSDIHSGHRVLLGCNFSSSRPRDVRFFWKKNGIFLKEGRELTFDAISPEDAGNYNCLVNNSVGQTMSEARILQVLYAPRRLRVSIGPKDEVMEGKKAVLTCEGDANPPIFQYSWFDWKNQNLQHYDQMLRLDPVKVQHSGAYRCQAINRLGMGQSTPSTLTVYYSPETIGRRVAVGVGFCLAALLLAFWGVKLQKSWKKIRSQQGLQENSSGQSFFVRNKKVRRAPLSEDPHSLGCYNPVMEDAISYATLRFPVGDADAPITGDAGTPETEGPSPNRDDTVTYSVVQKQHRVGDYENVVPESPEDEGIHYSELVHLGIGERPLAQEMVEYVTLKH
- the CD22 gene encoding B-cell receptor CD22 isoform X1; this translates as MHLLGPSFLLLGKDCGLGLGSGSLWELEEEESSGAKKYLAFSDSSQWKFEHPHTLYTWDGACVWIPCDYKIPGSRQMLENLTLYHNYHYDETRKDFSGTILYDTTKAGKTLPHRERVQFLGDKKSNCTIHIHPVSVNDSGWLGLRVTTKNDKWMEKIDLNVSETPLSPHIQLPPEIQEFQEVTLTCSLNFSCPGYQIQLKWSLEEPAVTSTLLTTKTVSTQSKLTFQPQWTHHGKNLSCQLWDPRAERILSEESVGLDVKHAPKLKIEATPREAIVTEGESVTMTCQVLSSNPGYQNIAWLKDGTLLREQETLTLTLSTVTKEMSGKYQCEASNEIGLGQSEEVDLQVYYAPESSRVEILPSPAKEGSKVQMTCVSPANPPPTNYTWYHDKKQVPGRTSKTFQIPAVFLGHAGYYSCLAENSLGTGQVGGEAELDVQYPPKEVTTVIQNPTPIREGDNVTLSCNYNSSNPEVTRYEWNFQGSGKKPLREVLIIEKVSWDARPISCAACNQWCSWAPSVSLDVLYAPRDVRVQQVSPPSDIHSGHRVLLGCNFSSSRPRDVRFFWKKNGIFLKEGRELTFDAISPEDAGNYNCLVNNSVGQTMSEARILQVLYAPRRLRVSIGPKDEVMEGKKAVLTCEGDANPPIFQYSWFDWKNQNLQHYDQMLRLDPVKVQHSGAYRCQAINRLGMGQSTPSTLTVYYSPETIGRRVAVGVGFCLAALLLAFWGVKLQKSWKKIRSQQGLQENSSGQSFFVRNKKVRRAPLSEDPHSLGCYNPVMEDAISYATLRFPVGDADAPITGDAGTPETEGPSPNRDDTVTYSVVQKQHRVGDYENVVPESPEDEGIHYSELVHLGIGERPLAQEMVEYVTLKH